The following are encoded together in the Lathyrus oleraceus cultivar Zhongwan6 chromosome 3, CAAS_Psat_ZW6_1.0, whole genome shotgun sequence genome:
- the LOC127125498 gene encoding arginine-specific demethylase JMJ22 gives MPSLRMRNFLSRIKTRRTKKTIRRNRNKNAHKLRNQSCISSITNNFPSFVEEEDTEEGFSIKSSAPSHTHGVQPLGNLYFNPGSINSRDTGLGNLHTLTDELVLDILGFLDGTSLGVLASVSKSFYVFTNHEPLWRNLVLENLSDGFQYNGSWKTTFVSSCYPLFDVSCSAPRSFKVRDFYSDYLFQSWLCANLEMKPEWLERDNIVRKKGISVEEFVMNFEEVNKPVLLEGCIDNWDALRKWNRDYLMKLCGDDVKFAVGPVEMKLGEYFGYSDQVREERALYLFDPKFAEKVPTLGSEYEVPVYFREDLFGVLGNERPDYRWIIIGPAGSGSSFHVDPNSTSAWNAVIKGSKKWILFPPDVIPPGVHPSPDGAEVASPVSIMEWFMNFYGATKNWKKKPIECICKAGEVMFVPNGWWHLVINLEESIAITQNYVSRRNLLNVLNFLKRPNASILVSGTSDRVNLHDKFKNAIEASFPGEIDELTRKEEEKKIQQRKLSIWDSIADSSVGAFKFSF, from the exons ATGCCGAGTCTCAGAATGAGGAACTTCCTGTCCCGTATCAAAACTAGAAGAACAAAGAAAACCATCCGAAGAAACCGAAACAAAAACGCTCACAAACTCAGAAACCAGAGCTGCATTTCTTCCATTACCAACAATTTCCCATCTTTCGTAGAAGAAGAAGATACCGAAGAAGGTTTCAGTATCAAAAGCTCTGCCCCATCACACACCCACGGCGTTCAGCCCTTAGGCAATCTCTATTTCAATCCTGGTTCCATCAATTCCAGAGACACTGGTTTAGGTAATCTTCATACCCTCACTGATGAACTAGTTCTTGACATTCTAGGGTTTTTGGATGGTACCAGCTTAGGGGTTTTGGCTTCTGTTAGCAAATCATTTTATGTTTTCACTAATCATGAACCCCTTTGGAGGAATCTTGTTTTGGAGAATCTTAGTGATGGGTTTCAGTATAATGGGTCATGGAAAACTACTTTTGTTTCTTCTTGTTACCCTTTATTTGATGTTTCGTGTAGTGCTCCTAGGAGTTTCAAAGTTAGAGACTTTTATTCTGATTATCTTTTCCAGAGTTGGTTGTGTGCTAATCTTGAAATGAAACCTGAATGGTTGGAGAGGGATAATATTGTTCGAAAGAAAGGCATTTCGGTTGAAGAGTTTGTGATGAATTTCGAGGAGGTTAATAAGCCGGTGTTGTTGGAAGGGTGTATTGATAATTGGGATGCGTTGAGGAAATGGAATAGAGATTACTTGATGAAGTTATGCGGGGATGATGTTAAGTTTGCAGTTGGGCCTGTGGAGATGAAACTCGGAGAGTATTTTGGATATTCAGATCAAGTTAGAGAAGAACGGGCGCTGTATCTGTTTGATCCAAAATTTGCTGAAAAAGTTCCGACATTGGGTTCTGAATATGAAGTTCCGGTGTATTTTCGGGAGGACTTGTTTGGTGTTTTGGGCAACGAGAGGCCTGACTACAGGTGGATTATTATCGGACCAGCTGGATCTGGATCGTCTTTCCATGTCGATCCAAATTCAACTTCAGCTTGGAATGCTGTGATCAAGGGGTCGAAGAAATGGATACTGTTTCCTCCCGATGTAATTCCGCCCGGTGTTCATCCTAGTCCCGATGGTGCAGAGGTGGCATCTCCTGTTTCGATAATGGAATGGTTCATGAACTTTTACGGCGCAACAAAGAATTGGAAAAAGAAACCAATTGAGTGTATATGTAAAGCCGGGGAAGTCATGTTTGTGCCGAATGGATGGTGGCATTTGGTGATCAACCTGGAGGAATCTATTGCCATAACACAAAACTATGTTAGCAG GAGAAATTTGTTAAATGTGTTGAATTTTCTTAAAAGGCCGAATGCTAGCATACTGGTATCTGGAACATCGGATAGAGTGAATTTGCATGATAAGTTTAAGAATGCTATTGAGGCTTCTTTTCCTGGAGAAATTGATGAACTGACCCgaaaagaagaagagaaaaagaTCCAGCAAAGGAAACTTTCCATCTGGGATTCTATTGCAGACTCCAGCGTGGGAGCTTTCAAGTTTTCTTTCTAG